One Thermicanus aegyptius DSM 12793 DNA segment encodes these proteins:
- a CDS encoding NifB/NifX family molybdenum-iron cluster-binding protein, protein MKVAVAVLPNGMVNAHFGRANRIAFAVVEEKEIKEWTEEEAPFAATHGEDSHDHHPYDHDDHPHEHQHGHGHHSANHQEIIKNYLVDHGVDLLLVDHAGPGLKRVLQETKIKVVTGARGRAREVVQAVIDQGFTE, encoded by the coding sequence ATGAAAGTAGCCGTGGCGGTATTGCCCAACGGGATGGTTAATGCCCATTTTGGCCGGGCCAATCGAATCGCTTTCGCGGTGGTTGAGGAAAAAGAAATCAAAGAGTGGACGGAGGAAGAGGCTCCCTTTGCCGCTACGCATGGGGAAGACTCCCACGATCATCATCCCTACGACCATGATGATCATCCCCACGAGCATCAGCATGGTCATGGGCATCATTCTGCCAATCACCAGGAGATCATTAAAAATTACCTGGTGGATCACGGCGTTGATCTCCTCTTGGTCGATCATGCAGGCCCGGGTCTAAAGAGGGTTCTCCAGGAAACGAAGATTAAAGTGGTGACGGGAGCTCGGGGAAGAGCGAGGGAGGTCGTGCAAGCCGTCATCGATCAGGGATTTACCGAATAA
- a CDS encoding metal-sulfur cluster assembly factor, producing MSLSDELMNVAPIHFSGVEEESEQQEIIEALMEVEDPEIGMDIINLGLVYEIHVDEEKRVRILMTLTAIGCPLAGTISEDVKKALMKLGRYSDVFVELVWNPPWDKERMSNMAKMMLGIR from the coding sequence TTGTCTTTATCCGACGAGCTGATGAATGTAGCTCCCATCCATTTTAGCGGAGTAGAAGAGGAGAGCGAACAGCAGGAGATCATCGAAGCCCTGATGGAAGTAGAAGATCCCGAAATCGGGATGGACATTATAAATCTCGGTCTTGTGTATGAGATCCATGTGGATGAGGAAAAAAGGGTGAGAATTCTCATGACCCTCACCGCGATTGGTTGCCCCCTGGCCGGAACCATCTCCGAAGATGTAAAAAAAGCGCTCATGAAATTAGGCCGGTATAGCGATGTCTTCGTGGAGTTGGTTTGGAATCCTCCCTGGGATAAAGAAAGAATGTCCAATATGGCCAAGATGATGTTGGGCATTCGCTAA
- a CDS encoding biotin transporter BioY, whose amino-acid sequence MRFRTVEMAYVALFVALSVVSIYLVRILPPVMVLGVSVPISLMPMISALAGALLGGRLGVMAMFLYLLLGLIGLPVYAEGTGGLIYIVSPTFGFILGYLLSAYVSAWLVRRKKSLFRFQLGMVVSLLPLYAVGILYMWAILGFYLHKEASLIYIALGMIPYFIKDVAVNLLFAVVAYGVTKRVNLAAPRVG is encoded by the coding sequence GTGCGTTTTCGGACCGTTGAGATGGCCTACGTGGCTTTATTCGTCGCTTTATCGGTAGTGAGCATTTACCTGGTGCGAATTCTTCCCCCTGTGATGGTCCTGGGGGTAAGCGTGCCGATCAGTCTTATGCCCATGATCTCCGCATTGGCGGGAGCTCTCCTGGGTGGGCGCCTGGGCGTTATGGCCATGTTTCTCTATCTACTTCTTGGCCTGATAGGGCTCCCTGTGTATGCGGAGGGGACAGGTGGTTTGATTTACATCGTCAGCCCCACCTTCGGTTTCATTCTCGGTTATCTCTTGTCTGCCTATGTGAGCGCTTGGTTGGTCCGTCGGAAGAAAAGCCTTTTCCGCTTTCAGCTCGGGATGGTGGTCTCCCTGCTTCCCCTGTACGCGGTAGGAATTCTTTATATGTGGGCGATCTTAGGATTTTATCTCCATAAAGAGGCCTCTCTTATCTACATTGCCCTGGGGATGATTCCCTACTTCATCAAGGATGTGGCGGTCAATCTTCTCTTTGCCGTCGTCGCGTATGGGGTGACGAAACGGGTAAATCTCGCCGCTCCACGAGTCGGCTGA
- the argS gene encoding arginine--tRNA ligase, translating to MLESYISSILAEKLSLSKEEISSLLEIPPNPGLGDLAFPVFSLAKIERKAPHLIAKEVAEKMTGGPVRAVATGGYVNFFFDRSFFAVKALEEAMKPDFGKEDLGKGKRVIIDMSSPNIAKPFGIGHLRSTMIGNALYHAYKALGYDAVRVNHLGDWGTQFGKQIVAYKRWGDEVKIAQNPIKSYLELYVRFHEEAENNPELEEEARAWFKKLEDGDEEARSLWQRFIQESLKEFKRMYERLHVDFDYYMGESFYNDKMDAVVRELREKGLLEESEGAQVVSLDDRDMPPCIILKSDGSTIYATRDLATAIYRHDVLKGDLLLYVVGAEQSLHFKQVFAVLEKMGREWAKVCIHVPFGLMRFAGKKMSTRKGRVVFLEEVLDEAVERAREIIEEKNPSLPDKERVAEAVGIGAIIFGDLKNNRIHEVDFSLEEALNFDGETGPYVQYTYARTQSVLEKAGEVPTGITEGKSLTRDVAWELLKEILGFPKALKLTVERNEPSVLARYLLNLAKVYNRFYHQERILSEEEEERKVKLALTQITGRILKESLEILGLQTPSKI from the coding sequence ATGTTAGAATCCTACATTTCATCAATCTTGGCAGAGAAGCTATCTCTTTCGAAGGAAGAGATTTCATCCCTTTTGGAGATCCCCCCCAATCCCGGCCTGGGAGATCTCGCCTTCCCTGTCTTTTCGTTGGCCAAAATAGAGCGAAAGGCCCCTCATCTTATCGCTAAAGAGGTGGCGGAAAAGATGACGGGGGGACCCGTTCGGGCAGTCGCCACGGGGGGATATGTGAACTTTTTTTTCGACCGCTCCTTCTTCGCGGTAAAAGCGCTGGAAGAAGCGATGAAGCCTGATTTCGGCAAAGAAGATCTAGGGAAAGGAAAACGTGTCATCATCGACATGTCCTCTCCCAATATCGCAAAGCCCTTCGGCATCGGCCACCTTCGTTCCACCATGATCGGAAACGCCTTGTATCATGCCTATAAGGCGCTCGGATATGATGCGGTACGGGTAAATCACCTGGGGGATTGGGGCACCCAGTTCGGCAAGCAGATCGTGGCCTATAAGCGCTGGGGAGATGAAGTGAAGATCGCCCAAAATCCCATCAAATCTTACTTGGAGCTTTATGTCCGCTTCCATGAAGAGGCGGAAAATAATCCGGAACTGGAAGAAGAGGCGAGAGCCTGGTTTAAGAAATTGGAAGATGGGGATGAGGAAGCCCGATCCTTATGGCAGAGATTCATTCAGGAGAGCCTAAAAGAGTTTAAACGCATGTATGAACGGTTGCATGTCGATTTTGACTATTATATGGGGGAGAGTTTCTACAACGACAAGATGGATGCCGTCGTCCGGGAGCTTAGAGAGAAGGGACTCCTCGAAGAAAGCGAGGGGGCGCAGGTGGTATCCCTGGATGACCGTGATATGCCCCCCTGCATCATCCTGAAGTCGGATGGCAGTACCATCTACGCAACCCGTGATCTGGCGACCGCCATCTATCGCCATGATGTGTTGAAGGGAGACCTCCTCCTCTATGTGGTGGGAGCGGAACAGTCCCTTCATTTCAAACAAGTTTTTGCCGTGTTGGAGAAGATGGGCCGGGAGTGGGCGAAGGTTTGCATCCATGTTCCCTTTGGCTTGATGCGTTTTGCCGGAAAGAAGATGTCTACCCGGAAGGGAAGGGTGGTCTTCTTGGAGGAGGTTCTGGATGAGGCGGTAGAACGGGCACGGGAAATCATTGAAGAGAAGAATCCCTCCCTTCCCGATAAAGAGAGGGTGGCCGAAGCGGTGGGAATCGGTGCCATTATCTTTGGGGATCTGAAGAATAACCGCATCCACGAGGTCGATTTCTCCCTGGAGGAGGCGTTAAATTTTGATGGAGAGACGGGCCCCTATGTCCAATATACGTACGCCCGGACGCAAAGCGTGCTGGAGAAGGCCGGGGAAGTCCCCACAGGGATTACGGAGGGAAAGAGCCTGACCCGGGATGTAGCGTGGGAATTATTGAAAGAAATTCTTGGGTTTCCCAAGGCATTAAAACTTACCGTGGAACGAAACGAACCTTCGGTGCTTGCCCGTTACCTCCTGAATCTAGCGAAAGTATATAATCGTTTTTATCACCAGGAAAGAATCCTTTCGGAAGAAGAGGAGGAACGGAAGGTGAAATTGGCCCTGACCCAAATAACAGGAAGGATTTTAAAAGAATCTTTGGAGATTTTGGGCCTGCAAACCCCTAGCAAAATCTAA